The Armatimonadota bacterium genome has a window encoding:
- a CDS encoding MFS transporter, with product MIAISVFWFGVSFFWAGMLTLVLQERVAEFIPKESHGAYLGVLAAGGALFSTVVELIAGPYSDRCQSRWGRRRPFIFHGVIWCIPFIVLFTYSGSFWQLMVCFAAIQFFLNWANGPYQAVIPDVVPPHRHGLASSYMGAMTLLGTGLGLALVGALLDKEPMLLSHWSADARMRLVGWVYGGVLLSTMLWTHCGLREKPWSPKNPADAKVKLRHVFDIRLKDAPNFRLLTLSRFFFNAGFYTAVYFITFYLRDSIGLGDGYLKSAFILFEIVTFAGVIGTFMVARNADRHSKKSIIFMCSGLLCAAAIAFLLVSDFRAVMLLGVLFGIAWGAFAAVDWALAANLVPKADEAGRYMAIWHISMTLPQVVAPMIAGPVADALNRYSPGLGWRAVFAFIPIYVLAGAALLRKLDEAPVQQVESESMRVQPQ from the coding sequence ATGATCGCCATCAGTGTGTTCTGGTTCGGCGTCAGCTTTTTTTGGGCGGGCATGTTGACGCTGGTCTTGCAGGAGCGCGTTGCCGAGTTCATACCCAAAGAATCTCATGGCGCCTATTTGGGCGTGCTGGCGGCTGGCGGCGCGCTGTTTTCCACCGTTGTCGAACTGATCGCAGGGCCTTACAGCGATCGTTGCCAGTCTCGGTGGGGCCGACGCCGGCCGTTCATTTTTCATGGGGTGATATGGTGCATCCCGTTCATCGTTCTCTTTACTTACAGCGGCTCGTTCTGGCAGCTGATGGTCTGTTTTGCGGCCATTCAGTTCTTTCTAAACTGGGCGAACGGGCCCTATCAAGCGGTCATCCCCGATGTCGTGCCGCCTCATCGGCATGGGCTTGCGTCGAGCTATATGGGGGCGATGACGCTATTGGGAACGGGCTTAGGGCTTGCGCTGGTCGGCGCGCTCCTTGACAAGGAGCCGATGCTGCTATCCCATTGGTCTGCAGATGCGCGCATGAGGCTTGTGGGATGGGTTTATGGGGGCGTGCTGCTATCCACGATGCTCTGGACGCATTGTGGGCTGCGGGAGAAGCCCTGGAGTCCGAAAAATCCTGCGGATGCCAAGGTGAAACTGCGCCATGTGTTCGATATCCGTCTGAAAGACGCGCCCAACTTTCGGCTACTGACCCTCTCGCGGTTCTTCTTCAACGCGGGGTTCTATACAGCGGTCTACTTCATCACCTTCTACCTGCGCGATTCAATCGGGCTTGGCGACGGCTATCTTAAGTCTGCGTTCATTTTATTCGAGATTGTAACCTTCGCAGGCGTGATCGGCACCTTTATGGTCGCGCGCAACGCGGACCGCCACAGCAAGAAGAGTATTATCTTCATGTGCAGCGGTCTTCTCTGCGCAGCGGCGATAGCATTTCTGCTGGTCAGCGATTTTCGCGCGGTGATGCTGTTGGGCGTTCTTTTCGGAATCGCGTGGGGAGCCTTTGCCGCGGTCGATTGGGCGTTGGCCGCAAACTTAGTGCCCAAGGCAGACGAAGCCGGTCGATACATGGCGATCTGGCACATTTCGATGACTTTGCCACAAGTGGTAGCGCCAATGATCGCCGGCCCAGTCGCCGACGCCCTCAATCGATATTCTCCCGGCTTGGGATGGCGGGCGGTCTTTGCTTTCATTCCGATCTATGTATTGGCCGGCGCTGCGCTGCTTCGCAAACTCGACGAGGCGCCCGTACAGCAGGTAGAATCGGAATCTATGCGCGTTCAGCCGCAATAG
- a CDS encoding prepilin peptidase, with amino-acid sequence MLPPWSVVFGIAFGAAIGSFLNVLIYRLPAGLSIVHPPSHCPNCKTRLTALDLFPILSYLVQQGRCRHCRASIPVRYLLVEIVNAAIWAWFWHLHLVQGESWVAFLGLSAFCSCLLALSMIDLRWFIIPDELNAAALIIGLLVAGFASRLATPWDWAEPGRLSLSNALIGATVGAGIFVFISLLGRIAFRKDAMGHGDIKLARAIGACLMAPAAVVSFGLAVMLGLVFGVVGMIYARLHPAIDTSEELESYVPESIASLFFFSILYLLWLDVLYLFLPGAIKRRIDEWLERTFGSTQSEELDDEPPQVGAIPFGPSMALGAILTLIFANPLASLVRAYLDNITGGP; translated from the coding sequence ATGCTGCCGCCCTGGAGCGTTGTCTTCGGCATCGCCTTCGGGGCGGCAATAGGCAGTTTTCTCAATGTACTGATTTATCGCTTGCCGGCCGGGCTCTCCATCGTCCATCCGCCGTCGCACTGCCCTAACTGCAAAACGCGACTGACCGCGCTCGATCTCTTCCCGATTCTGAGTTATCTCGTTCAGCAAGGCCGTTGTCGGCACTGCAGGGCCTCGATCCCCGTTCGATACTTGTTGGTAGAGATCGTCAATGCGGCTATCTGGGCATGGTTTTGGCATCTGCATTTGGTGCAAGGAGAATCTTGGGTTGCGTTTTTGGGACTGTCGGCGTTTTGCTCATGCCTGCTCGCGCTTTCGATGATCGATCTGCGCTGGTTCATTATTCCGGACGAGTTGAACGCGGCTGCGCTGATCATAGGGTTGCTTGTCGCCGGATTTGCAAGCAGGTTGGCCACGCCTTGGGATTGGGCCGAACCGGGGCGCCTAAGTTTATCAAATGCGCTGATCGGGGCGACAGTCGGCGCCGGCATCTTTGTATTCATCAGCCTCTTGGGGAGGATCGCGTTTCGCAAGGACGCGATGGGACACGGCGACATCAAGCTAGCCAGGGCGATCGGCGCCTGTTTGATGGCGCCGGCGGCGGTCGTCTCCTTTGGTTTGGCCGTCATGCTCGGATTGGTCTTTGGGGTTGTTGGGATGATCTATGCGCGCTTGCATCCGGCTATAGATACGAGCGAAGAACTTGAATCCTACGTTCCCGAATCGATCGCTTCCCTCTTCTTCTTTTCGATCCTCTACCTGCTGTGGCTCGATGTGCTCTATCTGTTTCTCCCGGGAGCCATCAAGAGACGCATCGACGAATGGCTGGAGCGGACGTTTGGCTCAACACAGTCGGAAGAACTGGACGACGAACCGCCGCAAGTTGGCGCCATTCCATTCGGCCCCAGCATGGCTTTGGGCGCGATCCTGACGCTGATCTTTGCCAACCCCTTAGCCTCGCTGGTTCGGGCTTATCTGGATAACATCACGGGCGGGCCATGA
- a CDS encoding type II secretion system F family protein, with protein MATFAYTIRDESGATRSGRAEAENGEVLKKRLQEEGFVVLEMTQEKGGQRVPSGGYGKVKLSNLSIFSRQFSTMLDAGVSLVRCLDVLQQQTSDSRLRKILMDLSARVESGESLSRSMARHPKAFSPLIIGLIRAGEVGGVLEESLQRIAHFLEKDVELRRKIKSALTYPTLVLIAAIGIVTFLVTWLVPQFADLFKELGVKDMPFMTQFLIDLSAFVANRWYVLIISLLVLLVAYRLFVSTRVGRRTVDRMKLKMPVFGPLHHKIVMARFSRTMGTLLVSGVPILQALETVAGVVGNSIIAEAVMESRARIREGERIADPLAKSRQFPPMVVHMVSVGEESGSLDHMLTKIADFYEGEVEAQLASLTAAIEPLMIVLLGFVVGFIVIAMFLPMISVISNLSQAQ; from the coding sequence ATGGCGACCTTTGCGTACACCATTCGAGACGAAAGCGGCGCGACCCGTAGCGGACGCGCCGAAGCGGAAAACGGCGAAGTACTCAAGAAGCGGTTACAGGAAGAGGGTTTTGTCGTCCTTGAAATGACGCAGGAGAAGGGCGGCCAGCGCGTGCCCTCTGGCGGCTATGGGAAGGTCAAACTCTCTAACCTTTCGATCTTCTCGCGGCAATTCTCCACAATGCTCGACGCAGGCGTTTCGCTGGTGCGCTGCTTGGACGTGCTGCAACAGCAAACGAGCGATTCTCGCTTGCGCAAGATCTTGATGGATCTGTCGGCGCGCGTCGAATCGGGCGAGAGCCTGTCGCGATCGATGGCTCGACACCCGAAGGCGTTCTCTCCGCTGATCATCGGTCTGATCCGAGCGGGGGAGGTCGGCGGCGTGTTAGAAGAATCGCTTCAGCGCATCGCGCACTTCTTAGAGAAGGACGTAGAACTGCGGCGCAAGATCAAGTCGGCATTGACCTACCCAACTTTGGTTTTGATCGCGGCTATCGGCATCGTTACGTTCCTGGTAACGTGGCTGGTGCCGCAGTTTGCCGACCTGTTCAAGGAGCTGGGCGTCAAGGACATGCCGTTCATGACCCAGTTCTTGATCGACCTTTCGGCTTTCGTCGCCAATCGTTGGTACGTGCTGATCATCTCGTTGCTGGTGCTGCTAGTCGCTTACCGGCTTTTTGTCAGCACTCGCGTAGGCAGGCGCACTGTCGACCGTATGAAACTGAAAATGCCCGTTTTCGGCCCTTTGCACCACAAGATCGTCATGGCGCGATTCAGCCGAACCATGGGCACGCTGTTAGTCTCGGGCGTACCGATCCTACAAGCGTTAGAAACGGTCGCGGGCGTCGTGGGCAACTCGATCATTGCCGAAGCAGTGATGGAATCCCGCGCGCGAATTCGCGAAGGAGAGCGCATCGCCGATCCGTTGGCCAAAAGCCGGCAGTTTCCGCCTATGGTCGTACATATGGTCAGCGTCGGCGAGGAATCGGGTTCGCTCGACCACATGCTGACCAAGATTGCCGACTTTTACGAGGGCGAGGTGGAGGCGCAATTGGCCAGTTTGACGGCAGCCATCGAACCGTTGATGATCGTACTTTTGGGCTTCGTGGTCGGTTTCATCGTTATTGCGATGTTCCTGCCAATGATCAGCGTTATCAGCAACCTGAGCCAAGCCCAATAA
- a CDS encoding type IV pilus twitching motility protein PilT translates to MGLPGAQQTTTEEAQQQAGQARRLEEIHIDELLYIVTEKGASDLHLVPFEAPIIRVDGQLIRLNYEKASAPETQRLVYDILTDEQIQRFESTMELDMSYALGKVSRFRVNVYRDKGAVASAFRLIPQRIPTIRELHLPGILEDLTRKPRGLILVTGPTGSGKSTSLAAMINQINTERSVHIITIEDPIEYLHTHKFSIINQRELGQDTKSFANALRSSLREDPDVILVGEMRDLETIQLAITAAETGHLVMATLHTNNAAESIDRMVDVFPPGQQEQIRIQLANNLQAIISQQLLPRAGQPGRVPAIEVMTATPAVRNLIRENKTHQIHTMIQTSANVGMQTMDMCLRDLYMRGTVTYEEVMARAINTDELKKMLAPSSTGTTAPGSSRPGGL, encoded by the coding sequence ATGGGACTGCCCGGCGCTCAACAGACGACAACCGAGGAGGCGCAACAGCAAGCCGGACAGGCGCGCCGCCTTGAAGAGATCCATATCGACGAACTGCTTTACATCGTAACCGAAAAGGGCGCGTCCGACCTGCACCTAGTGCCGTTCGAAGCGCCGATCATTCGAGTGGACGGGCAGTTGATACGCTTGAACTACGAGAAGGCTTCTGCGCCCGAAACGCAGCGTCTGGTTTACGACATTTTAACGGACGAGCAGATTCAGCGGTTCGAATCGACGATGGAACTGGACATGTCGTATGCTCTCGGCAAGGTCTCTCGTTTCCGCGTCAACGTCTATCGAGACAAGGGCGCGGTCGCATCCGCGTTTCGATTGATTCCGCAACGGATCCCCACCATTCGAGAACTTCACTTGCCAGGCATTTTGGAAGATTTGACCCGAAAGCCTCGAGGCCTGATCCTGGTTACCGGGCCGACCGGTTCCGGCAAATCGACTTCGCTTGCCGCCATGATCAACCAGATCAATACGGAGCGTTCGGTGCACATTATTACGATCGAGGACCCGATCGAGTACCTGCACACCCACAAGTTCAGTATTATCAACCAGCGCGAACTGGGCCAAGACACCAAGTCGTTCGCAAACGCACTCCGCTCTTCCCTTCGAGAGGATCCGGACGTCATCCTCGTAGGCGAAATGCGAGACCTTGAGACCATACAATTGGCGATCACAGCCGCGGAAACGGGCCACTTAGTCATGGCCACTCTGCACACCAACAACGCCGCCGAATCGATCGACCGAATGGTGGACGTTTTCCCGCCCGGCCAACAGGAACAGATTCGAATCCAACTGGCCAACAACTTGCAGGCCATTATCAGCCAGCAGCTGTTGCCCAGAGCCGGACAGCCCGGACGAGTGCCCGCCATCGAGGTGATGACCGCCACTCCCGCCGTCAGAAACCTGATTCGCGAGAACAAAACGCACCAGATTCACACCATGATCCAGACCAGCGCGAACGTTGGAATGCAGACGATGGACATGTGCCTGCGCGATCTTTACATGCGCGGCACCGTTACCTACGAAGAAGTCATGGCCCGCGCCATCAATACGGACGAGTTGAAGAAGATGCTCGCGCCGTCTTCCACCGGCACGACCGCTCCCGGCTCTAGCCGACCAGGCGGACTATAG
- the tadA gene encoding Flp pilus assembly complex ATPase component TadA, whose product MAMLRKSMGEYLVEKGYITREQLDEAIKIQQSTNQDLGQVIVANNFASETHVYEAKAAELNVPYIDLDRVQVDPSAANIVKENIARHHNIVPVRKEGDRLWVAMADPRDVLAIDEVRLASRCQVIPAMASPGAIEDAIRKTYGAGSGDSGDSSGPPAANVARGMDMMSALKGDIAAYSARGDTDVDDDDAVRQSEEGPIIRVANTIIQNAINERASDIHVEPSYRNVRVRYRIDGVLHEVLTLPKYVQPPLISRLKIMAEMNIAEKRIPQDGRIPIRYQNKDFDLRVSSIPTPAGEKIVMRILDKTSVLLGLNKLGFTPDTQARLEELVIQPNGMCLSTGPTGSGKTTTQYSVLNKLNSVEKNILTIEDPIEYQLPGVSQVQVNRKAGLTFANALRAFLRQDPDIIMVGEMRDLETAEIAIEASLTGHLVLSTLHTNDAPSATLRMVDMGVEPYLIAATVIGIMAQRLARKICSNCREPYQAQGAELRRFGFNPKEQGDTVTLWRGAGCDQCRFTGFRGRIGIYELMVVNNEIAELIVRRAPLADIKEASKANGMKELREDGLVKVLEGVTTPEEVMRVVFTAGFY is encoded by the coding sequence ATGGCCATGCTGCGAAAATCAATGGGGGAGTACCTGGTCGAAAAGGGGTATATCACCCGAGAGCAGCTTGATGAAGCGATAAAGATACAGCAGAGCACGAATCAAGACCTTGGGCAGGTTATAGTCGCCAACAACTTCGCCTCGGAGACGCACGTGTACGAGGCCAAGGCTGCGGAACTGAACGTTCCCTACATCGATCTGGATCGCGTGCAGGTCGATCCCTCTGCCGCCAATATTGTCAAGGAGAACATCGCCCGCCATCACAACATCGTGCCCGTGCGCAAGGAAGGCGATCGTCTATGGGTAGCGATGGCCGACCCGCGAGACGTTTTGGCCATTGACGAAGTGCGCCTTGCCTCGCGATGCCAAGTGATACCGGCTATGGCGTCTCCCGGCGCGATCGAGGACGCAATTCGCAAGACCTACGGCGCCGGCAGCGGGGACAGCGGCGATTCGAGCGGGCCTCCCGCGGCCAACGTTGCTCGCGGCATGGACATGATGAGCGCCCTGAAAGGCGACATTGCGGCCTACAGCGCGCGCGGCGATACCGACGTCGATGACGACGATGCCGTTCGACAATCGGAAGAAGGCCCGATCATTCGGGTGGCCAACACCATCATCCAGAACGCGATCAACGAGCGAGCCAGCGATATTCACGTCGAGCCCTCGTATCGCAACGTTCGCGTTCGCTACCGAATCGACGGCGTTTTGCACGAAGTGCTCACCTTGCCCAAGTACGTCCAGCCGCCGCTCATCTCGCGCCTCAAGATCATGGCCGAGATGAACATCGCAGAAAAGCGAATCCCGCAGGACGGACGCATACCGATTCGGTATCAGAACAAAGACTTCGATTTGCGCGTATCCTCGATCCCAACGCCTGCGGGCGAGAAGATCGTTATGCGTATTCTGGATAAGACGAGCGTCCTGCTCGGGTTGAACAAGCTCGGCTTTACGCCCGACACGCAAGCCCGATTGGAAGAACTGGTCATCCAGCCAAACGGAATGTGCCTATCGACCGGACCGACGGGAAGCGGCAAGACCACCACCCAGTACAGCGTTTTGAACAAGTTGAACTCGGTCGAAAAGAACATCCTTACGATCGAGGACCCGATCGAGTATCAGCTTCCAGGCGTCTCGCAGGTCCAGGTGAACAGAAAGGCCGGATTGACCTTTGCCAACGCGCTCCGCGCCTTCTTGCGGCAAGACCCCGATATTATCATGGTCGGCGAGATGCGCGACCTGGAGACGGCCGAGATCGCGATCGAAGCATCGCTGACGGGACACTTAGTCTTGTCCACGCTTCACACCAACGATGCGCCGTCAGCCACCCTTCGTATGGTGGACATGGGCGTCGAGCCATACCTGATCGCAGCGACCGTCATTGGAATCATGGCGCAGAGGCTAGCCCGAAAGATCTGCTCGAACTGCCGAGAGCCGTATCAGGCGCAAGGCGCGGAACTTAGACGCTTTGGATTCAATCCAAAGGAACAGGGCGACACGGTTACACTGTGGCGCGGAGCGGGTTGCGACCAGTGCCGCTTTACGGGATTCCGAGGCCGAATTGGGATTTACGAACTGATGGTCGTCAACAACGAGATTGCCGAACTGATCGTTCGGCGCGCGCCTTTGGCCGACATCAAGGAAGCCTCAAAGGCGAACGGGATGAAAGAGCTGAGAGAAGACGGATTGGTCAAAGTGCTCGAAGGGGTTACGACGCCCGAAGAAGTGATGCGGGTCGTCTTTACCGCCGGGTTCTACTAA
- a CDS encoding PEP-CTERM sorting domain-containing protein (PEP-CTERM proteins occur, often in large numbers, in the proteomes of bacteria that also encode an exosortase, a predicted intramembrane cysteine proteinase. The presence of a PEP-CTERM domain at a protein's C-terminus predicts cleavage within the sorting domain, followed by covalent anchoring to some some component of the (usually Gram-negative) cell surface. Many PEP-CTERM proteins exhibit an unusual sequence composition that includes large numbers of potential glycosylation sites. Expression of one such protein has been shown restore the ability of a bacterium to form floc, a type of biofilm.), with the protein MHRILAVLLFVVLMISSSMGQGVARIFLDLSGPYDEPPPLTEPTPYSPTSPNTSLVADAGQYIRVTLGIDLDFRNTDRRLTIGNFFMDFADSLPDDSNEQYLEIHRYGIDPRMNARVHPDFDYSNLRIMTAAAGTLYANSLRPWDSSFDLATGHGAGFKIGFAGGMQHVPPTFVGHFLLRVREDTPYGTEVVISTTRLSPVGQEGVTLRTCLLNTNWVTYPHDQGTVEVAGAYLTPEPASMIALMLGLGLLGRRRER; encoded by the coding sequence ATGCATCGCATTCTCGCAGTACTGCTGTTCGTTGTACTCATGATCTCATCTTCCATGGGCCAGGGCGTTGCCCGGATTTTTTTGGATTTGTCCGGCCCCTACGACGAGCCCCCGCCTTTGACCGAACCGACTCCCTATTCGCCGACCAGCCCGAACACCTCTCTCGTAGCGGATGCCGGACAGTACATTCGGGTTACGCTCGGAATCGACCTGGACTTTCGCAACACAGACCGACGGTTGACGATCGGCAACTTCTTTATGGACTTTGCCGATAGCCTGCCTGACGACAGCAACGAGCAATATCTGGAGATTCACCGATACGGCATCGACCCTCGTATGAACGCCCGTGTTCATCCGGACTTCGACTACTCAAACTTGCGCATCATGACGGCGGCTGCAGGCACGCTCTATGCGAACAGCTTGCGTCCATGGGACAGTTCGTTCGATCTTGCAACCGGACACGGCGCCGGTTTCAAGATCGGGTTCGCCGGCGGGATGCAACACGTGCCGCCTACGTTCGTCGGCCACTTTCTCTTACGGGTCAGAGAAGACACTCCGTATGGAACGGAGGTCGTGATTTCGACGACTCGATTGTCGCCAGTCGGACAAGAAGGCGTTACGCTTCGAACCTGTCTGTTGAACACCAATTGGGTTACCTATCCGCACGATCAGGGCACGGTCGAGGTTGCTGGCGCCTATTTAACGCCCGAGCCGGCATCGATGATTGCGCTGATGCTGGGGTTAGGGCTGTTAGGGCGAAGGAGAGAACGGTGA
- a CDS encoding M20/M25/M40 family metallo-hydrolase, producing the protein MIDREQLVELFINLCRINSPPRQEREVVDFVKNYLSNLGLYIKEDRAGEAVGGNANNVIATLPANRSGAPKIFFSAHFDTVEPNPNLRVVIKDEIIKSDGTSILGSDDKSGMAAILQAVRAVVENDLPHGQIQLLFSICEEVGLLGARHLDMALVDSDYGFVFDSGSPVGTVINSAPTHDSMRFKVIGRPAHAGVQPEKGISAIKIAADAISQMTLGRIDEETTANIGVIEGGTANNIVCPEVNVRAEARSRSVEKVDAQTRHMIDCFEQAAARAGGQVEVQKDRHYTGYLLTDDQPQVKLAMEAIRDVGLEPNFRPTGGGSDGSIYLDRGLPSVVLGTPMEHIHTHQEQTPIAALVKSSEIALAIIRRAAGA; encoded by the coding sequence ATGATCGATCGTGAGCAGTTGGTCGAACTCTTCATCAATCTATGCCGCATCAACTCGCCGCCAAGGCAAGAGCGCGAGGTCGTTGACTTCGTCAAGAACTACCTATCGAACCTTGGTCTCTATATCAAAGAAGATCGGGCCGGCGAGGCCGTCGGCGGCAACGCGAACAATGTGATCGCAACGCTGCCCGCCAATCGCTCTGGCGCTCCAAAGATCTTCTTCAGCGCGCACTTCGATACGGTCGAACCCAATCCGAATCTAAGGGTTGTCATCAAGGACGAGATCATCAAGTCGGACGGCACATCTATTCTGGGCTCGGACGACAAATCGGGTATGGCAGCCATTCTCCAGGCCGTGCGGGCTGTCGTGGAGAACGACTTGCCGCATGGCCAAATCCAGTTGCTCTTTTCCATTTGCGAAGAGGTCGGACTGCTGGGCGCGCGCCATCTCGACATGGCTTTGGTAGATAGCGACTACGGATTTGTATTCGACTCTGGATCGCCGGTGGGCACGGTGATCAACTCGGCGCCGACCCATGATTCTATGCGATTCAAAGTGATCGGTCGCCCCGCCCATGCCGGAGTGCAGCCGGAGAAGGGCATCAGCGCGATAAAGATCGCCGCCGATGCGATCAGCCAAATGACGCTCGGCCGAATCGACGAGGAAACCACCGCCAACATTGGCGTCATCGAGGGCGGTACGGCCAACAACATCGTCTGTCCAGAAGTCAACGTGCGCGCCGAGGCCCGGAGCCGCAGCGTCGAAAAGGTCGATGCCCAAACGCGCCATATGATTGATTGCTTTGAGCAGGCAGCGGCTCGAGCGGGCGGACAGGTCGAAGTTCAAAAAGACCGCCACTACACAGGCTATTTGCTGACCGACGACCAGCCTCAAGTCAAGTTGGCGATGGAGGCTATCCGGGATGTCGGGTTGGAGCCAAACTTCCGTCCGACGGGCGGCGGAAGCGACGGCAGCATCTACCTTGATCGCGGCCTTCCGAGCGTCGTGTTGGGCACCCCGATGGAGCACATCCACACGCATCAAGAACAGACCCCCATCGCAGCCCTGGTCAAAAGTTCCGAAATCGCCCTCGCCATCATCCGGCGGGCAGCAGGCGCCTAG
- the hpt gene encoding hypoxanthine phosphoribosyltransferase — protein MQDWTKLFPEVEELIPADAIQNRIRELGQQIEQDYAGLDTVFIGVLKGSMLFMSDLFRAVHAPITCDFVAISSYAGSQESSGVVRLLKDLDAQCIGRHLLIVEDIVDTGLTLRYLLDLLMAREPASLRVCSLLDKPERRKVDVPVHYKGFSIPNRFVVGYGLDHEEKYRNLPFIGVLKIDPPILR, from the coding sequence ATGCAAGACTGGACAAAACTCTTTCCCGAGGTTGAGGAGCTCATCCCGGCCGACGCGATCCAGAACCGCATTCGGGAATTAGGGCAGCAGATCGAGCAGGACTACGCCGGATTGGACACCGTGTTCATCGGCGTTCTGAAAGGCTCTATGCTCTTCATGAGCGATCTGTTCCGTGCGGTTCATGCGCCGATCACCTGCGATTTTGTGGCCATCAGCAGTTATGCGGGCAGTCAAGAATCGTCGGGCGTCGTGCGGCTGCTAAAGGACCTGGACGCGCAGTGCATCGGTCGACATCTGCTGATTGTCGAAGACATTGTGGACACCGGGTTGACGCTGCGCTATCTGCTTGACTTATTAATGGCAAGGGAGCCCGCATCCTTGCGGGTCTGTTCGCTGTTGGATAAGCCAGAGCGGCGAAAAGTCGATGTTCCGGTGCACTATAAAGGGTTCTCAATCCCGAACCGGTTTGTGGTCGGTTATGGATTGGATCACGAAGAGAAGTACAGGAATCTGCCGTTTATCGGCGTATTGAAGATCGATCCGCCGATCTTGCGGTAG